Part of the Streptomyces sp. f51 genome is shown below.
GATCATCCTGGTCGGCACCACGCTGGAGGTCCTCACGGAACGCACCCGGGAGGAGTGGCGATTGAACCGCTGGAGGGCGACCTTGCGGGAGCACACCGTTGTTGTCGGGTTCGGGACCAAGGGGCGGTCGGCCATCGAGACCGTCTGCGCGACCGGGCTCAAGAAGGAGCAGGTCGTGGTCGTCGACCCGAGTTCCCGGGTGGTCGACGCGGCGACGGCCGAGGGGTACGCCGGAGTGATCGGGGACGCCACGCGCAGCGATGTGCTGATGCGGGCCGAGGTCCACAAGGCGCGGCAGATCATCATCGCCACCCAGCGCGACGACACCGCGGTCCTGGTCACCCTGACGGCGCGGCAGCTCAATCGCGGGGCGAAGATCGTCGCCGCCGTCCGCGAGGAGGAGAACGCGCCGTTGCTCCGGCAGTCCGGCGCCGACTCGGTCATCACCAGCGCCAGCGCGGCCGGGCGGCTGCTCGGGCTCTCCGTGCTCAGCCCCGCCGCGGGCATGGTGATGGAGGACCTGATCCATCAGGGCAGCGGGCTCGACATCGTGGAGCGGCCCGTCACCAAGGCAGAGGTGGGCCTCGGCGCCCGCGAGACGACCGACCTGGTGGTCAGCGTCGTACGAGGGCACCGCGTGCTCGGATACGACGATCCGGAGGTCGGCGCGCTGGAGCCGATGGACCGGCTGATCACGATTGCCCGGGTCACGCGCAGCACCCGGATGATGCCGGGCAACCGGCCCCTGCCGCAGGACTAGCCGCCACCGTCCAGGAGTAGCGTCCCTCTCATGTACGCGATCACGATTCCCGAACCTGGTGGACCCGAGGCGCTGGTGTGGGACGAGGTTCCCGATCCGGTGCCCGCCGAGGGCGAAGTGCTGGTCGAGGTGGTGGCCGGCGCCGTCAACCGAGCCGATCTGCTCCAGCGACAGGGCTTCTACAACCCGCCGCCCGGAGCCTCCCCCTACCCCGGACTCGAATGCTCCGGGCGCGTCGCCGCGGTCGGTCCCGGCGTCCTGGGCTGGTCGGTCGGTGACGAGGTGTGCGCGCTCCTGTCCGGCGGTGGCTACGCCCAGAAGGTCGCCGTCCCCGCGGGCCAGCTGCTGCCCGTGCCCGCGGGCCTGGAGCTGCGGCAGGCGGCGGCGCTGCCCGAAGTGGCGTGCACCGTCTGGTCGAACGTCTTCATGGTCGCCCATCTGCGTCCCGCCGAGACCCTGCTCGTCCACGGCGGCTCCAGCGGCATCGGCACCATGGCGATCCAGCTGGCGAAGGCCGTCGGAGCGAGGGTCGCGGTCACGGCGGGTACGAAGGAGAAGCTCGACTTCTGCGCCGAGCTGGGCGCGGACATCCTGATCAACTACCGCGAGCAGGACTTCGTCGAGGAGATCGAGCGGGCCACCGGCGGGGCGGGCGCCGACGTCATCCTCGACAACATGGGGGCCAAGTACCTCGACCGCAACCTGAGCGCGCTCGCAGTCAACGGACGGCTCGCCATCATCGGCATGCAGGGCGGTATCAAGGCGGAGCTGAACATCGCCGTTCTCCTGAACAAGCGTGCAGCCGTCACCGCCACCTCGTTGCGCGCGCGGCCGCTCGGCGAGAAGGCGGCGATCGTGGCGGCCGTACGGGAGCACGTGTGGCCGCTGATCGACTCCGGCCAGGTCCGTCCGGTCGTCGACCGCGAGCTGCCGATGAGTGACGCGGCCGAGGCGCACCGGGTGCTGGAGGCTAGCAGCCACATCGGAAAGGTGCTCCTCGTCGCTCCCTAGGGCCCGTCCGGCCTTGCGCGTTCGGCCCTGCGCGTCCGGCCCTGCCCGTTCGGCCCTTCGCATTTGCCCCGGGGCCTTCCGTCCCGGGGCCTTCTCATGCGCGGCGTACGCGCAGACCAAGGAAGGCCAGCGCCAGGCCCAGGCCGATGAGGATCAGACCGCTGCCCAGCGGCAGGATCGCCAGCTCCGTGTCGGGTGTGGAGCCGGGGCCGACCACGCTCTGCTGGACGGGGACCGCGTTGTCGCCCGAGGGATCGGGGGCGGTGCTCGGTTCCGTGAGCCCCGTGTCGGCGGCGGGGGCGGTGTCCTGGAGATCCGGGGCGGCGGTGCTGTCCGGGTCGGGGGCGGCGGTGTCGTCGGGGTTGTCCTGGCCGTCCGGGGCCGCCGTCCGGCCGGGCCGCTCGCGCCCCTCGCCCGCGTAGCTGCCCGCACGGGACGGGTCCGCCGTGGCGGTGGGCCGTGCGGGATCGGGGGCGGCGGGTCCTGGCACGCCCGGGGCGGAGGACGTGTGGGCGGAGGGACCGGGTGAGCCGGTGCCCCGGGCGGACGGCGTCGGCGAGGCGGTGCCCCCGGCGGAGGGGGCCGGTGAGGTGGTTCCGTGGCCGGAAGGTGAGGCCGAAGGGCTCTCATCGGCCGAGGGAACCGGCGTACCGCCGTTCGAGGGACTCGCGGAGCCGGCGGGGGCCGTGTCCGAGCGGGCGCCTGAGCCGGCGGTGGCGGCGCGGGAGAACCTCCCGGAACGGTCCGGAACGCCGGACGCGGGGAGCTCCGAACCGGCCAGGACGGCAGACGTGGCGATCCCTGGGCCGGCCAGGACCGCGGACGCGGGGATCTCCGAGTCGGCCAGGATCGCGGACGAAGCGACGTCCGAGCCGGTCGCCACCGCGGACGGCAGGAACCCCGAGCCGGTCGCCACCGCGGACGACAGGAACCCCGAGACCCCCAGGACCGTGAACGGGAAGCCTCCCGAGCCCCGCAGGACCGTGGAGGACAGGAGCGGTGAGCTCGTCGGGGCGCTGTTCGCGAAGGGGCCGGCGCCGTTCAGCAGGGCGGCCGCGAGGAGTCCGGCCATGGGCAGGGTGCGCAGCCATGGAGTCACGTCGGTGACCCCCTCCCGGAAGGGTTCGCCAAGACGGGTGCCGTGATCGACGGAACCAGCCTCACATGACGCCGTGATCCCGGCATCTCGACCGAAAGTGAGGCCATTCGCGCACTTCAGGGGCCGTTGAACCGCACGGAATGCGAGAACTGGGGCGACCTGGATGGTGGATCACCGTGTACGGGGGGCACCACCGTGATGGAGTACGTGGGTGCGAGAGAATGGCGGCATGGAGATGCCGAGGAACGAACGGTCGCCGGAGAACCCTCAGGTCCTGGTTGTCGGCCAGGACGGAATGGCGCTCGGCGGCACCGGGGGCGAGGACGCCCGCGAGATCCCGGTGACGGAGATGGTGGAGCAGCCGGCCAAGGTGATGCGCATCGGCAGCATGATCAAGCAGCTGCTGGAGGAAGTGCGCGCCGCGCCTCTGGACGAGGCCAGCCGGGTCCGCCTCAAGGAGATCCACGCGAGCTCCGTCAAGGAGCTGGAGGACGGTCTCGCCCCGGAGCTCGTGGAGGAACTGGAGCGTCTCTCCCTGCCGTTCACGGACGAGGGGACTCCCAGCGACGCCGAACTGCGGATCGCGCAGGCTCAGTTGGTGGGCTGGCTGGAAGGACTCTTCCACGGGATCCAGACGACCCTGTTCGCCCAGCAGATGGCGGCCAGGGCGCAGTTGGAGCAGATGCGCCGTGCCCTTCCCCCGGGTGTCGGCGGCCTCGAGGGCGACGAGGACCCCCGCACGGGGGGCCGCGCGGGCGGACCGTACCTGTAACCACGCGGCGCAACCCACCTGTTGACCACGCGGGCGGTGGAGTCACCACCGCCCTCGTCCCGGCGACTCCGGGTCACCCCGACACGACGACGGGCCCGGCACTCACGTGCCGGGCCCGCTTCCGTGTGCGCCGGCCGGAGCGCCCGCTCCCGTGTCTGCCGACCGGCACCCGAGGTGCGCGTAGCGACCTAGGACGGGTCGCCCGAGGACACCTTGAGTTCGATCTTGGGCATGTGCTTGGGGTCGAGGTCCTCACCGGCGGACGGGAACTGGTCCATGACCGTGTCCTCGCCGTAGGTGTTCTCGTCGACGCGCGTGATCTTCATCTGCCAACCGGCGGCCTGGAAGCAGGACTTCACCGAGCCGAGGTTCTTGTAGTGGAAGTCCGGGAGCTGGATCTTCTTCGGGTCGTCGTACGACTCCGTCGGGTCCGTGCACTTCTCGGTGTCGATCGTCTTCGACGTGTCGGGACCCTTGTGCCCGGCGGCCGGGGTGGACGACGTGCTGGCGGTGCTCTGTCCGCCGCCCTTGTTGTCGTCGCCCGACCCGCCGTTCATGACGAGCGCGGTGATCAGACCGCCGACGGCGACGAGCGCGACGACGACCGACCCGATCACGACCGCCTTGTTGCTCCTGCCGCCGCCCGGGCCACCGGTGGCGGGCTGGGGCGAGAGGTTGTACGGGGGAGGCGTGGAGGGTCCGTGCTGCTGCCCGGCGTACGCGGAGGTCTGCGGCGGGCCCTGGTAGCCGCCCTGCTGCGGGTAGCCGTACGCCGGGGCGGGCGTCGGCGTGCCGTACGGGCCGGGCTGGTACGGCGTCTGCACGGGGCCGGGGGCCGGGGTGCCCTGCTCGACCGGCGGGAACACGGCCGAGCCGACACCCGAGCCGCTCGGCGTCTGGGCGCCCGGCACGATGTTCGGCGCGATGGCCTGGAACGACTGGGCGACCCTGAGGCACTCGTCGCGCATGGTCTCGGCGCTCGGGAAGCGCTCGTTCGGGTTCTTCTTCAGCGCGCGGGCGATCAGCGCGTCCACGGCCGGGGGCAGCGAGCGGTTGACCGAGGAGGCCGCGACCGGCTCTTCCTGGACGTGCGCGTAGGCGATGGCCAGCGGGGAGTCCGCCTCGAACGGCAGCCGCCCGGTGACCAGCTGGAACAGCATGATGCCGACCGAGTACAGGTCGGACCGGGCGTCGACGCCCCGGCCGAGCGCCTGCTCGGGGGAGAGGTACTGCGGGGTGCCGACGACCATGCCGGTCTGCGTCATCGAGGTGACGCCGGACTGCATCGCGCGGGCGATGCCGAAGTCCATGACCTTGACGACGTTGCGCTTGGTCATCATCACGTTGCCCGGCTTGATGTCCCGGTGGACCAGGCCCATCTCGTGGCTGATCTCCAGGGCCGCCAGCACGTCCGCGGTGATCTTCAGGGCCTTGTCGGCGGGCATCGCGCCGTACTGCCGGATGTCCGCGTCGAGGACCGAGCCGAGCGGCTTGCCCTCGATGTACTCCATGACGATGTACGGCGTCGTCATGCCGTCGAGATCGTCCTCGCCGGTGTCGAAGACCGAGACGATGTTCGTGTGGGTGAGCTTGGCCACCGACTGGGCCTCGCGGCGGAACCGCTCGCGGAAGGCCTGCTCCCGGCCGAGTTCGGTGTGCAGCGTCTTGATCGCGACCTGCCGGTCGAGCACCGAGTCGTAGGCGAGGTGCACCGAGGCCATGCCGCCCTCGCCGAGCAGATCGCGCAACTGGTAGCGGCCGCCGGCGACCGCGCGCCCCGCGTACCGGCCCTGTGCGCCGTCCTGGCTCATCTTCTGCGTCCCCCGCGGCCGTGATCGATTGGCTTATTCCGGGCCAAGTCTGCCCGAGGGCACGGACACGTCAAGCTCGGTGCCCGTTCCGTGACCGTCTGAGAAAGAAGCGTCGCGGAAGCGTTACAGGTGTCGTACGGGCGGTACACGGAATTTGCACCGACGGACCTCCGGCGGGTTGGATGGCCGGTCCATCTCACGCTCATCTCGGACCGGCGCCAGGCGTGGAGCCTGTAGCGTGGCCCGACGGAGACCGTAACAACCACCGCGCAGACCGCGGGCAGAAACGACGGCGAGGACTGATGGCACAGCAGCAGCGCGCTCAGGGCCCGTCCGACCCCGAGGCGACTGGCGGCGGTATGTCAGATGCGCCGGAGATGTGGGGTAACGGCGGGCTGGTCGGCGACGGCCGGTATCGGCTGACACACAGGCTCGGCCGGGGTGGCATGGCCGAGGTGTTCGCCGCCGAGGACGTGCGCCTGGGACGGACGGTGGCGGTCAAGCTGCTCCGTGCCGACCTGGCCGAGGACCCCGTGTCCAAGGCGCGTTTCACCCGCGAGGCACAGTCCGTGGCGGGGCTCAACCACCACGCGGTCGTGGCCGTGTACGACTCCGGCGAGGACGTGGTCGGCCACGGCGTCGTCCCGTACATCGTCATGGAGATCGTCGAGGGTCACACGATCCGCGATCTGCTGATCAACGCCGAGGCCCCCGGGCCCGAGCAGGCTCTGATCATCGTCTCGGGTGTCCTGGAGGCGCTGGCCTACTCGCACCAGCACGGGATCGTGCACCGGGACATCAAGCCGGCGAACGTGATCATCACGGAGACCGGCGCGGTCAAGGTGATGGACTTCGGCATCGCGCGCGCCCTGCACGGAGCGCAGTCGACGATGACCCAGACCGGCATGGTCATGGGCACCCCGCAGTACCTCTCCCCCGAGCAGGCGCTCGGCAAGGCCGTCGATCACCGCTCCGACCTGTACGCGACCGGTTGCCTCCTCTACGAGCTTCTCGCGCTGCGGCCCCCGTTCACCGGGGAGACGCCGCTGTCGGTGGTCTACCAGCACGTCCAGGACATCCCGCTGCCTCCCTCGGAGGTCGACCGCGAGGTGCCGCCGGAGCTCGACGGGCTCGTCATGCGCGCCCTCGCGAAGGATCCGGACGACCGGTTCCAGACCGCCGAGGAGATGCGCGGCCTGGTCCAGTACGCGCTCCAGATGCTGTACGACCAGGGCAGCCACACCGGCACCTGGAACACGGGACCGGTCACGCTGCACGAGGGGCCGCGCGGCCAGGGAGGCGGTTTCGCCGGCACGGCCGCGCTGCCGCACCCCGGCGACTACGGCACCACGCAGATCCCGGCGCCGCTCATCCCGTCCTACGGGAACGGTGACGACGGCGGCTTCGAGGGCCACGGCAACCGGGGCAGCGGCCGGGGCAAGCTGTGGCTCCTCGCGCTCTTCGCGGTGATCGCCATCGCCGGCGGTGTCGCGCTCGCGTTCCACAACATGGGCAACGGCACGCACTCGGGGAACGGCACCACGCCGTCACCGACCGTCTCGCACTCCAGCAAGAGCAACGACTCGACCGACCAGCCCACCGACGACTCCACGGACCAGTCCACGGGCGACAGCACCTCGGACGGCTCGACCGACACCGGCGGGAACCAGGACTACACCCCCTCGTACCACCCGACCCGGAACACCACCACCCAGGCGCCGACGGACCAGCCGACCGATCAGCCGACCCAGACCACGCCGACCACGGCGCCTCCGACCACCGCACCGGCCACGCCGACGTCGGAGCCGACGACCGGCGACCCGGCCGGCGGCGGCACAGAGTCCCCCGCCGCGGGGGACCTGGGCTGACCTGACCGGACCGCCTCGGACGGATCCGGGGAACACGCCTTCCGCGCGCGGGAGCCCACGACGGGCATCCGCGCGCGTGGTGTGTCCGGCGTGTCCGCATCGGCCCGGGCATTTTCCGGGTGCCGGACCGCTGCATTCCGCACCGGCCCGATTTCCTTTCAATGATGCTGCTGTTCCGCCTGTTTGCGGGCCACATAGGCGGCCGCCTGGGACCGGCGCTGCATTCCCAGTTTGGACAGCAGGCTCGACACGTAATTCTTGATCGTTTTCTCGGCGAGGTGCAGTCGTTCGCCGATCTGGCGATTGGTGAGCCCCTCGCCGATCAGATCGAGAATCCTGCGTTCCTGGTCGGTGAGACGCGCGAGCCGGTCGTCCTCCTTGGTGCCGCCGTCCCTGAGGCGTTCCAGGACACGCGCGGTGGCCGCCGGATCGAGCAGGGATTTCCCGGCCGCGACATCCCGTACGGCAGCGAGCAGCTCCTGGCCGCGAATGGCCTTGAGGACATAGCCCGAGGCTCCCGCCATGATCGCGTCGAACAGTGCCTCGTCGTCGGCGTACGAGGTCAGCATCAGGCATTTGACGTCCTCGTCCGCGGAGCGGATCTCGCGGCAGACCTCCACCCCGCTGCCGTCCGGGAGGCGCACGTCCAGGACGGCCACGTCCGGGCGGGTGGCCGGGATCCGTACCAGTGCGTCGGCCGCCGTACCCGCCTCTCCGACCACCTCGATGTCGTCCTCCGTCGAGAGCAGTTCGTGGACGCCGCGCCGGACGACTTCGTGGTCATCGAGGAGGAATACAGTGATTTTCCCGATTTCACGCACACTGTCAGTCTCACACACGATCATGGGCACTGCCCCAGGTGAACTCTTCCCGAGGCCGGGGTGGCCGGGATAACGTGCCGGTGTTCCGGCCCCCTGCAAGGCTGTGACCAGTGCTGTGACCAGCGACTGTTCCGATCTGCTCGGTCTAGTAGGAAATCCACGTTTCCAAGTACTTGGATTTCCTATCAAAATCGCAGGTCAGGAGGGGTTTCACAGAAATGTGAAGCACTGGGTAACGTGGCAGTTGCAGGGCGCTCGCCGGGGCACCTGTCACGCCTGTTCCCGGCCGAGTGGCACCCACCCCGTGCACGGGTGCCGGAACAGGCGAGCCGCTCTCCCGAGCTCGAACCGCGAGCGAGGGGGACCCCAGCCTTCCGGCAACCCCGGGGGCCGGACCGACGGAGGAGCACACGTGACCGTGGAGAGCACTGCCGCGCGCAAGCCGCGACGCAGCGCCGGTACGAAGAGCGCCGCGAGCGCCAGTACGACCGGTACCAAGAGCGCCGCGAGCAGGAGCGCCGGCGCGGCCGCCAAGAAGTCGCCCGGGGCGACCGGCGGCGAGCCGGAGCTCGTTCAGCTGCTGACCCCGGAAGGCAAGCGGGTCAAGGACGCCACGTACGACCCGTACGTCGCCGACATCACCCCCGAGGAGCTGCGCGGTCTGTACCGGGACATGGTCCTGAGCCGCCGCTTCGACGCGGAGGCCACCTCCCTCCAGCGCCAGGGCGAGCTGGGCCTGTGGGCCTCGATGCTCGGCCAGGAGGCCGCCCAGATCGGTTCGGGCCGGGCCACCCGCGACGACGACTACGTCTTCCCGACCTACCGGGAGCACGGCGTCGCCTGGTGCCGCGGAGTCGACCCGACCAACCTGCTCGGCATGTTCCGGGGTGTGAACAACGGCGGCTGGGACCCGAACAGCAACAACTTCCACCTGTACACGATCGTCATCGGCTCGCAGACGCTGCACGCCACCGGCTACGCCATGGGCGTCGCCAAGGACGGTGCCGACTCGGCCGTGATCGCGTACTTCGGTGACGGCGCCTCCAGCCAGGGCGACGTCCTGGAGGCCTTCAACTTCGGAGCGGTCTACAACGCTCCGGTGGTGTTCTTCTGCCAGAACAACCAGTGGGCGATCTCCGAGCCGACCGAGCGCCAGATGCGCGTGCCGCTGTACCAGCGCGCGCAGGGCTTCGGCTTCCCGGGCGTCCGTGTCGACGGCAACGACGTGCTCGCCAGCCTCGCGGTGACCCGCTGGGCCCTGGAGCGCGCCCGCAACGGCGAGGGCCCCACGCTGGTCGAGGCCTACACCTACCGCATGGGCGCGCACACCACCTCCGACGACCCGACCAAGTACCGGGCCGACGAGGAGCGCGAGGCGTGGGAGGCGAAGGACCCGATCCTGCGCCTGCGCGCCTACCTGGAGTCCGCAAACCACGCGGACGAGGGATTCTTCGCGGAACTCGAGGCCGAGAGCGAGGCGTTGGGCAAGCGAGTGCGCGATGTGGTGCGGGCCATGCCTGACCCGGATCACTTCGCCATCTTCGAGAACGTGTACGCGGACGGGCACGCGCTCGTCGACGAGGAGCGCGCCCAGTTCGCCGCCTACCAGGCGTCGTTCGCGGACGCTGGGGAGGGCAAGTAGCCATGACCACGGAAAAGATGGCGCTGGCCAAGGCGATCAACGAATCGCTGCGCACGGCCCTGGAGGCCGACCCCAAGGTCCTCATCATGGGCGAGGACGTCGGCAAGCTCGGCGGTGTCTTCCGGGTCACCGACGGACTCCAGAAGGACTTCGGCGAGGACCGGGTCATCGACACCCCGCTCGCCGAGTCGGGCATCGTCGGCACCGCGATCGGCCTGGCCCTGCGCGGCTACCGCCCGGTCGTGGAGATCCAGTTCGACGGATTCGTCTTCCCGGCGTACGACCAGATCGTCACCCAGCTCGCGAAGATGCACGCGCGGGCGCTGGGCAAGATCAAGCTCCCCGTCGTCATCCGTATCCCGTACGGCGGCGGCATCGGCGCGGTCGAGCACCACTCGGAGTCCCCCGAGGCGCTCTTCGCGCACGTGGCGGGCCTGAAGGTGGTCTCCCCCTCGAACGCGGGCGACGCCTACTGGATGATGCAGCAGGCCATCCAGAGCGACGACCCGGTGATCTTCTTCGAGCCCAAGCGGCGCTACTGGGACAAGGCCGAGGTCGACAAGGACGCCATCCCCGGAACGCTGCACAAGGCGCGCGTGGCTCGCGAGGGCAGTGACCTCACCCTGGTCGCGTACGGTCCGATGGTGAAGGTCTGCCTGGAGGCCGCCGCGGCCGCCCAGGAGGAGGGCAAGTCGATCGAGGTCCTGGACCTGCGCTCGATGTCCCCGATCGACTTCGACTCCATCCAGGCCTCGGTCGAGAAGACCCGCCGCCTGGTCGTGGTGCACGAGGCACCGGTGTTCCTCGGCACGGGCGCGGAGATCGCGGCCCGTATCACCGAGCGGTGCTTCTACCACCTGGAGGCGCCCGTCCTGCGCGTCGGCGGCTATCACGCCCCGTACCCGCCGGCCCGCCTCGAGGAGGAGTACCTCCCGGGCCTCGACCGGGTGCTCGACGCCGTCGACCGCTCGCTTGCGTACTAGGAGAGAGTCGTGACGACGATGACTGAGAACGCGTCGGGACTCCGCGAGTTCAAGATGCCCGACGTGGGCGAGGGGCTCACCGAGGCGGAGATCCTCAAGTGGTACGTCCAGGTCGGTGACACGGTCACCGACGGGCAGGTGGTCTGCGAGGTCGAGACCGCCAAGGCCGCGGTCGAGCTGCCGATCCCGTACGACGGTGTGGTGAGCGAACTCCGCTTCCCCGAGGGCACGACAGTAGACGTCGGCCAGGTGATCATCGCGGTGGACGTGTCCGGCGGGACGGCGTCCGCGCCGGCCGCACCGGCCGCCGCACAGGCCCCCGCGGCTCCGCCGGCTCCCGTCGCCGCCGCCCCGGTGGCGGCCCCGGAGGAGGAGGCCAAGTCCGAGGGCCGCAAGCCGGTCCTCGTCGGGTACGGCGTGGCGGAGTCCTCCACCAAGCGCCGCCCCCGCAAGGGCGCGGAGGTCCCGGCCCAGCAGAGCGAGACGCTGTACGCGGCCACCGCGATCCAGGGCGAGCTCAACGGCCACGGCTCCGCCGTCCGGGGGCGGCCCCTGGCCAAGCCCCCGGTCCGCAAGCTGGCCAAGGACCTCGGGGTGGACCTGGCGACGGTCACCCCGTCGGGCCCGGACGGCATCATCACGCGGGAGGACGTGCACGCGGCGGCCGCCCCGGCACCGGCGCCCGCTCCGGTCGCGGCCCCGGCTCCCGCGGCGCAGGCCCCGGCCCGCGTCCAGCCGCAGGCTCCGGCCCCGGCCGCCTCGTTCGACGGCGCGCGCGAGACCCGGATCCCGGTCAAGGGTGTCCGCAAGGCCACGGCGACCGCGATGGTGGGGTCGGCGTTCACCGCGCCGCACGTCACCGAGTTCGTGACGGTCGACGTGACGCGCACGATGCGTCTGGTCGAGGAGCTCAAGCAGGACAAGGACATGCAGGGGCTGCGGGTCAACCCGCTGCTGCTCATCGCCAAGGCCCTGCTGGTCGCGATCAAGCGCAACCCGGACGTCAACGCGTCCTGGGACGAGGCCAACCAGGAGATCGTCCAGAAGCACTACGTGAACCTGGGCATCGCCGCCGCCACGCCCCGCGGGCTGATCGTGCCGAACATCAAGGACGCCCACACCAAGACCCTGCCGCAGCTGGCCGAGTCGCTGGGCGAGCTGGTGGCCACGGCCCGTGAGGGCAAGACCTCGCCGGCCGCGATGCAGGGCGGCACGGTGACGATCACCAACGTCGGCGTCTTCGGCGTCGACACGGGCACGCCGATCCTGAACCCCGGCGAGTCCGCGATCCTCGCGGTGGGCGCGATCAAGCTCCAGCCGTGGGTCCACAAGGGCAAGGTCAAGCCCCGTCAGGTCACCACCCTGGCGCTCTCCTTCGACCACCGCCTGGTCGACGGCGCGCTCGGATCGCAGGTCCTCGCCGACACCGCGGCCGTCCTGGAGCAGCCCAAGCGGCTGATCACCTGGGCGTAAGCCGTCCGGCATCCAAACGGAAGGGGCCTGCCGCGTACCGCGCGGCAGGCCCCTTCCGTTCGGCGTGACTACCTGCCGAAGGCGTAGTTC
Proteins encoded:
- a CDS encoding NAD(P)H-quinone oxidoreductase, whose amino-acid sequence is MYAITIPEPGGPEALVWDEVPDPVPAEGEVLVEVVAGAVNRADLLQRQGFYNPPPGASPYPGLECSGRVAAVGPGVLGWSVGDEVCALLSGGGYAQKVAVPAGQLLPVPAGLELRQAAALPEVACTVWSNVFMVAHLRPAETLLVHGGSSGIGTMAIQLAKAVGARVAVTAGTKEKLDFCAELGADILINYREQDFVEEIERATGGAGADVILDNMGAKYLDRNLSALAVNGRLAIIGMQGGIKAELNIAVLLNKRAAVTATSLRARPLGEKAAIVAAVREHVWPLIDSGQVRPVVDRELPMSDAAEAHRVLEASSHIGKVLLVAP
- a CDS encoding alpha-ketoacid dehydrogenase subunit beta; protein product: MTTEKMALAKAINESLRTALEADPKVLIMGEDVGKLGGVFRVTDGLQKDFGEDRVIDTPLAESGIVGTAIGLALRGYRPVVEIQFDGFVFPAYDQIVTQLAKMHARALGKIKLPVVIRIPYGGGIGAVEHHSESPEALFAHVAGLKVVSPSNAGDAYWMMQQAIQSDDPVIFFEPKRRYWDKAEVDKDAIPGTLHKARVAREGSDLTLVAYGPMVKVCLEAAAAAQEEGKSIEVLDLRSMSPIDFDSIQASVEKTRRLVVVHEAPVFLGTGAEIAARITERCFYHLEAPVLRVGGYHAPYPPARLEEEYLPGLDRVLDAVDRSLAY
- the pdhA gene encoding pyruvate dehydrogenase (acetyl-transferring) E1 component subunit alpha — encoded protein: MTVESTAARKPRRSAGTKSAASASTTGTKSAASRSAGAAAKKSPGATGGEPELVQLLTPEGKRVKDATYDPYVADITPEELRGLYRDMVLSRRFDAEATSLQRQGELGLWASMLGQEAAQIGSGRATRDDDYVFPTYREHGVAWCRGVDPTNLLGMFRGVNNGGWDPNSNNFHLYTIVIGSQTLHATGYAMGVAKDGADSAVIAYFGDGASSQGDVLEAFNFGAVYNAPVVFFCQNNQWAISEPTERQMRVPLYQRAQGFGFPGVRVDGNDVLASLAVTRWALERARNGEGPTLVEAYTYRMGAHTTSDDPTKYRADEEREAWEAKDPILRLRAYLESANHADEGFFAELEAESEALGKRVRDVVRAMPDPDHFAIFENVYADGHALVDEERAQFAAYQASFADAGEGK
- a CDS encoding potassium channel family protein, translated to MFHVKLPGDDTIARQADEHLVTYQVKLPQKVVQRPIRQVAKRLAVALLLLVLTALIVWVDRGGYTDNSDGTVDLLDSFYYATVTLSTTGYGDITPTSDVARLINILVITPLRVLFLIILVGTTLEVLTERTREEWRLNRWRATLREHTVVVGFGTKGRSAIETVCATGLKKEQVVVVDPSSRVVDAATAEGYAGVIGDATRSDVLMRAEVHKARQIIIATQRDDTAVLVTLTARQLNRGAKIVAAVREEENAPLLRQSGADSVITSASAAGRLLGLSVLSPAAGMVMEDLIHQGSGLDIVERPVTKAEVGLGARETTDLVVSVVRGHRVLGYDDPEVGALEPMDRLITIARVTRSTRMMPGNRPLPQD
- a CDS encoding bacterial proteasome activator family protein, translated to MEMPRNERSPENPQVLVVGQDGMALGGTGGEDAREIPVTEMVEQPAKVMRIGSMIKQLLEEVRAAPLDEASRVRLKEIHASSVKELEDGLAPELVEELERLSLPFTDEGTPSDAELRIAQAQLVGWLEGLFHGIQTTLFAQQMAARAQLEQMRRALPPGVGGLEGDEDPRTGGRAGGPYL
- a CDS encoding protein kinase, which translates into the protein MSQDGAQGRYAGRAVAGGRYQLRDLLGEGGMASVHLAYDSVLDRQVAIKTLHTELGREQAFRERFRREAQSVAKLTHTNIVSVFDTGEDDLDGMTTPYIVMEYIEGKPLGSVLDADIRQYGAMPADKALKITADVLAALEISHEMGLVHRDIKPGNVMMTKRNVVKVMDFGIARAMQSGVTSMTQTGMVVGTPQYLSPEQALGRGVDARSDLYSVGIMLFQLVTGRLPFEADSPLAIAYAHVQEEPVAASSVNRSLPPAVDALIARALKKNPNERFPSAETMRDECLRVAQSFQAIAPNIVPGAQTPSGSGVGSAVFPPVEQGTPAPGPVQTPYQPGPYGTPTPAPAYGYPQQGGYQGPPQTSAYAGQQHGPSTPPPYNLSPQPATGGPGGGRSNKAVVIGSVVVALVAVGGLITALVMNGGSGDDNKGGGQSTASTSSTPAAGHKGPDTSKTIDTEKCTDPTESYDDPKKIQLPDFHYKNLGSVKSCFQAAGWQMKITRVDENTYGEDTVMDQFPSAGEDLDPKHMPKIELKVSSGDPS
- a CDS encoding response regulator transcription factor, with product MREIGKITVFLLDDHEVVRRGVHELLSTEDDIEVVGEAGTAADALVRIPATRPDVAVLDVRLPDGSGVEVCREIRSADEDVKCLMLTSYADDEALFDAIMAGASGYVLKAIRGQELLAAVRDVAAGKSLLDPAATARVLERLRDGGTKEDDRLARLTDQERRILDLIGEGLTNRQIGERLHLAEKTIKNYVSSLLSKLGMQRRSQAAAYVARKQAEQQHH
- a CDS encoding protein kinase, producing the protein MAQQQRAQGPSDPEATGGGMSDAPEMWGNGGLVGDGRYRLTHRLGRGGMAEVFAAEDVRLGRTVAVKLLRADLAEDPVSKARFTREAQSVAGLNHHAVVAVYDSGEDVVGHGVVPYIVMEIVEGHTIRDLLINAEAPGPEQALIIVSGVLEALAYSHQHGIVHRDIKPANVIITETGAVKVMDFGIARALHGAQSTMTQTGMVMGTPQYLSPEQALGKAVDHRSDLYATGCLLYELLALRPPFTGETPLSVVYQHVQDIPLPPSEVDREVPPELDGLVMRALAKDPDDRFQTAEEMRGLVQYALQMLYDQGSHTGTWNTGPVTLHEGPRGQGGGFAGTAALPHPGDYGTTQIPAPLIPSYGNGDDGGFEGHGNRGSGRGKLWLLALFAVIAIAGGVALAFHNMGNGTHSGNGTTPSPTVSHSSKSNDSTDQPTDDSTDQSTGDSTSDGSTDTGGNQDYTPSYHPTRNTTTQAPTDQPTDQPTQTTPTTAPPTTAPATPTSEPTTGDPAGGGTESPAAGDLG